CGGCGGCGCATATACGCCGCCCAAGGGCACCGGCTGGTCTTATTACGGCGACGTTGCCAAGCATCTGATCCTTCCCGCCATCGCCCTGTCCATCACCAACCTTGCCAATGCGGTGCTGTATACCCGCAACAGCATGATCGATGTGCTGCATGAGGACTATATTCGCACCGCTTACGCCAAGGGAAATAACAAGGGGCGTGTACTTCGTGTCCATGCGCTGAAAAACGCACTGATCCCCACTGTGACGGTCATCGGTATGCAGATCGGATTCATGGTAGGCGGCGCCACGGTAACGGAAACGGTATTCTCTTGGCCGGGCATCGGTCGGATGGTCTATGACGCTGTGAATGCACTGGATTACCCGGTGCTTCAGGGTGCGTTTCTTGTGATGGCGGTAGCCGTGGTAATCATGAGTTTTCTCACTGACCTTGTGGTCGCTTGGCTGGATCCCCGAATCAAGCTAGGAGGTTGATTATGAAAGAACGAAAAGGCTTCCTCTATTATTTTGTACGTAATCGCAACGGTATGATCGGTATGATCGGCGTCTTGCTGATTCTGCTGATCGGTCTGGTGGGGCCGATGCTGATCGCCAAACCAGATGGCTACACGCAGGATATTCTTCAGGCTCCCAGCGCTCTGCACTGGCTGGGGACCGACAACATTGGTCTGGATATTTTTGCAGAACTGGTCTGGGGTGCTCGCACCTCGCTGTACGTTTCCGTTATGGCTATGCTCATTGCCGGCGTGATCGGCATACCGGTGGGCCTGCTGTGCGGCTATAACACCGGCTGGCTCCGGGAAGTGATCGACGGCTTCATTGACATTTTTATGACGCTGCCCATGCTACCGCTGATGATTATTATTGCGGCGGTAATGGGAACCTCTATTACCAACGTGGCGATCATCTTAGGTATATTCTCCTGGCCGCAGTTGGCCCGTGTAACGAAGAACAGCACCATGAAGATCCGGGAGATGCAGTATATTGAGGCCTGCACCTGTCTGGGACTCTCCAAGCCTCGTATCCTCTTCAAACACATACTCATCAATGCTACCGGCCCGGTGTTCGTCAATATGACACTGGTGATGGCCTCCGCCGTGTTGACGGAAGCCAGCCTGAGCTTTCTTGGCTTGGGTGATCCGACCACTTGGAGCTGGGGGACCATGCTCAAGCGGGCGTGGGGGCAGAACGCCGTGATCAGCTCCCCCAATCCCTGGTGGTGGTGGCTGCTGCCCAGCTTGTGCATCGTCGTGTATGTGGTTTGCTTCAATTTGCTGGGAACGGCCATCAATGACAGTCTCAGCCCTAAATCCAGAGAGTGATTAGAAAGGAGTAGAAACGTATGTATGATTATCTGATTAAAAACGGCTTGGTAGTGGATGGCTCCGGAAAGCCTGCTGTTAAAGCGGATGTTGCGGTAAAGGGTGACAAGGTAGCCCGTATTGCCCCTGATATTCAGGAGCCTGCTGCCGAGGTATACGATGCCGCCGGCAAATACGTGATTCCCGGCCTTATCGACCCCCACGTTCATGAGGAATGGTATTGCTTTGACGATGGGCGCTATGAGTCCTATATCCGTCAGGGCGTGACCACGCTGGTGAACGGCAATTGCAGCCACAGCATTACACCCGGACATAAAAAGGAAGTATTGGACTATTATCTGGGAAACGGCCTTGTGGGACTGAAGCAGTATCAGCGCTATCTGCGGGACTGGCCCGACTGGCATGATTTTGAGGGGTATGCTCAGGCCGTGGAACAGGTGGGAACCAACTGCAACTTTGTCACCCTGTTGGGCCACGGCAGTATCCGCCAGTATGTGATGCATGGTGCCTATAACCGGGCACCGGACGAGCTGGAGCAGGCACAAATCGAAAATATCATCCGCCACAACATGGATCAGGGCGCTTGGGGTATTTCCTTCGGTCTGGACTATGTCCCCAGCCGGTATGCCTCTATGGAGGAACTGTGCAATGTAGTCAGTCAGATCAAACGATATGACGCAGTTTCCGCAGCCCATCTCCGCCACCAGATCGGTATTCCCGAGTCTACTGCGGAATTCTGCGAGGTGGGCCGCCGCACCGGTGCCAAGATCCAGATCTCCCATCTGGCTTCCGCTGTGCCCGAGGCATACGACATTGCTCTGAAAGCCATCGAAGAAGACGGCGTTCGCGCCCGGATCGATGTGATTCCCAGCAGTGTGGGACACTGCACCGGCAAGGAGCGGATGCTGCTGTTCACCATGGCCCTCAGTGACGAGCTGTTCAGTCAGGGCATTGAGGGTGTTAAGAGGGCGCTGCATACGCCTGAGGGCCGGGCAATGATCAAGAAGGACAACTATACCTTTGCCGGTCCTAAGGACAAGGTTTACATCGTCAACTCCGATGATCCGCATCTGGAAAACCGGTCTGTCCGGGATATTGCGCAGGAGCGGGGCATCGATGAGGATGACTGCATGCTGGATCTGCTGGGGGATGAGAAGAACTATGTGTTCTGGCTCAACGCACCCGCCGCCAATGTGCCCAGCAACTTCATCGACCACTGTGAATCCATCGTGAAGAATCCCTATGTTTCCGTAGGCAGCGACACCATCATGGGAGATCCCGCAGATCCTTACGATTGGTACGAGATCCGACGCCGGGGCGGGTTCGCCATCTTCGCCCAGATGTATGTGGGCAAGGGCGTTCCCTATGAAGAGGTTGTCCGCAGAAATACCAGCATGGTGGCCGATCACTTCGGCATCTATAAGCGGGGCCGTCTGGTGGAAGGCAATTACGCCGATATCGCCGTGATCGATCTGCCCAACTACCGGTATCCGGAGATGGATCAGATGCAGTACAAAACACCGCAGATGAATGCCACCGGCTGCGATCTGGTGCTATGCAACGGCAAGGTCGAACTGAAAGACGGTGACCTGCTGAGAACCTACGCAGGTCGTGTCCTTCGGAAAAATGCTCAGGGCTGAGTGTCAGCCCAATCAATTTCAAACGTTGCAGTGAAGCTGTGATGAAATATTACTGGAGGTAACAATATGAAAAAATTTCTTGCACTCGTGCTGTCTCTCTGCCTGGTGCTTTCCCTGGCAGCCTGCGGCGGAAAGACGGCGGATGATGACACTGGCGAAGGTTCCAAGACCGGCGGCACCATACAGGTGGGCCTGAACAGCGCTCCCGTGAGCATGAATATCTGGTGTCAGAATGACCTGAATTCTGCAACCATCATGAATCTGGTCTGCCCCAACCTCGTTGCCATTGATGATGACGGCAACAAGTATGACTATTTGACTGAGTCCTCCGAGTCCAACGAGGACTGCACCGTCTGGACCATCAAGCTGAAGGAACTCTACTGGAATGATGGTACCCCCGTCACTTCTGCGGATCTGCTGTTCACCGCCAAGTACGGTGTGGAGCATCACATCGGCTTCTTCGACAGCTACTATGGTCTGGTGGATTTTGAAAAGTCCTCCTGCCCGGATGAGCGCACCGTGGAATTTGCTCTGACTTCCGGAAACGTGAACTTCTGGAAGGGCGCCGGCAACTGGATACCCGTGATGCGTGAGAGCGAGTGGTCCTCTGTGGAAGAGCCCACTACCTATTCTTACTCCGGCGCTGGTTACGGTCCCTACTATATTTCCGAGTGGGTGGACGGCGAGTATGTCACTCTGAAGCGCAACCCCTATTTCACTCAGGCCAATGACGGTGCCGGAGCCTGCATTGATGAAGTGGTATTCCGCGTGTACACCGACGAGAATGCTATGGTGCTGGCCTTGCAGAACGGCGAGGTCGATGTCTGTGCCAACTTCCTCAGCGCATCTTCCATTTCTCAGCTGCAGAGCAACTCCAACTATCAGATCGAATCTGTTGGCTCCCTTGGCTATACGCTCATCACCTTCTCTCAGACCAACGAACTGCTGCAGGATGTGAATGTTCGTAAGGCCCTGGCCGCCAGCTGCGACCGTGAGGCTCTGGTAAACGTGGCCATGTCCGGCGCTGCAACGCCGATGTACACGCCTATCAGCCCCGTTTACAGTGACTTTACCGCTTCCAACATCCGTCAGCCTGAGTTTGATACCGCTGCTGCCGCCTCCATTTTGGAGAACGCCGGTTATGTGGATACCAACGGCGACGGCATCCGTGAAAGCGCCGATGGCAAGCCTCTGAGCTTCACCATTACCTACAAGGGCACGATGGCCAATGTGGACGGCATCATGTCCATTCTGTCCTCTGACTTTGCCAAGGCCGGCGTGGAATTGAAGCTGCAGCCTGTGGACGCCGCAACTTTCTCCGCCAACGTGACCCAGGGCCACAAGTATGACATCAGCTACAGCAGCTGGGGAACCATCGACGATGTGGATACCACCCTGCTGACGGTCTTCGGCATCGGCCAGACTCTGAACTTCATGGAGTTCAACAGTCAGGAGCAGGAGGATCTGCTGAATGCCATGCAGAGCGAAACCGACTACAACAAGCGTTTGGAGCTGCTGAACCAATGGCAGACGTGGTTTGTGGAGAACCTGCCCTGCTGCCACCTGTTCGTGCCCAACAACACCTATGCCGCTGACACCACCAACTTCACCGGCTGGCACCTGTC
The genomic region above belongs to Vescimonas coprocola and contains:
- a CDS encoding ABC transporter permease; the encoded protein is MKERKGFLYYFVRNRNGMIGMIGVLLILLIGLVGPMLIAKPDGYTQDILQAPSALHWLGTDNIGLDIFAELVWGARTSLYVSVMAMLIAGVIGIPVGLLCGYNTGWLREVIDGFIDIFMTLPMLPLMIIIAAVMGTSITNVAIILGIFSWPQLARVTKNSTMKIREMQYIEACTCLGLSKPRILFKHILINATGPVFVNMTLVMASAVLTEASLSFLGLGDPTTWSWGTMLKRAWGQNAVISSPNPWWWWLLPSLCIVVYVVCFNLLGTAINDSLSPKSRE
- a CDS encoding N-acyl-D-amino-acid deacylase family protein produces the protein MYDYLIKNGLVVDGSGKPAVKADVAVKGDKVARIAPDIQEPAAEVYDAAGKYVIPGLIDPHVHEEWYCFDDGRYESYIRQGVTTLVNGNCSHSITPGHKKEVLDYYLGNGLVGLKQYQRYLRDWPDWHDFEGYAQAVEQVGTNCNFVTLLGHGSIRQYVMHGAYNRAPDELEQAQIENIIRHNMDQGAWGISFGLDYVPSRYASMEELCNVVSQIKRYDAVSAAHLRHQIGIPESTAEFCEVGRRTGAKIQISHLASAVPEAYDIALKAIEEDGVRARIDVIPSSVGHCTGKERMLLFTMALSDELFSQGIEGVKRALHTPEGRAMIKKDNYTFAGPKDKVYIVNSDDPHLENRSVRDIAQERGIDEDDCMLDLLGDEKNYVFWLNAPAANVPSNFIDHCESIVKNPYVSVGSDTIMGDPADPYDWYEIRRRGGFAIFAQMYVGKGVPYEEVVRRNTSMVADHFGIYKRGRLVEGNYADIAVIDLPNYRYPEMDQMQYKTPQMNATGCDLVLCNGKVELKDGDLLRTYAGRVLRKNAQG
- a CDS encoding ABC transporter substrate-binding protein, with protein sequence MKKFLALVLSLCLVLSLAACGGKTADDDTGEGSKTGGTIQVGLNSAPVSMNIWCQNDLNSATIMNLVCPNLVAIDDDGNKYDYLTESSESNEDCTVWTIKLKELYWNDGTPVTSADLLFTAKYGVEHHIGFFDSYYGLVDFEKSSCPDERTVEFALTSGNVNFWKGAGNWIPVMRESEWSSVEEPTTYSYSGAGYGPYYISEWVDGEYVTLKRNPYFTQANDGAGACIDEVVFRVYTDENAMVLALQNGEVDVCANFLSASSISQLQSNSNYQIESVGSLGYTLITFSQTNELLQDVNVRKALAASCDREALVNVAMSGAATPMYTPISPVYSDFTASNIRQPEFDTAAAASILENAGYVDTNGDGIRESADGKPLSFTITYKGTMANVDGIMSILSSDFAKAGVELKLQPVDAATFSANVTQGHKYDISYSSWGTIDDVDTTLLTVFGIGQTLNFMEFNSQEQEDLLNAMQSETDYNKRLELLNQWQTWFVENLPCCHLFVPNNTYAADTTNFTGWHLSPGNSAFLACANFVNVHAK